A stretch of the bacterium genome encodes the following:
- a CDS encoding adenosylhomocysteinase, protein MKYDIKDIQLAEIGKKRIEWAERDMPVLGLVKERFEKEKPLQGRRMSACLHVTAETANLARTLKAGGADLVLCASNPLSTQDDVSAALVQEYGIPVYAIKGEDEKTYYDHIRAAIEHKPEVTMDDGADLVSNIHNDYPELTQSVVASMEETTTGVIRLRAMAKDGALKFPVIAVNDAMTKNLFDNRYGTGQSTVDGIIRATDILLAGKNVVVAGFGWCGKGFAMRCKGMGANVIVCEVDPIRALEAAMEGYRVMTMMEAAQIGDMFCTLTGDIHVIRPEHMAVMKDGAIVANSGHFNVEIDIPGLKKLAKAFRTGVRNFVDEYTLPSGNRIYLLADGRLINLAAAEGHPASVMDMSFATQALATEWAIKNASRLKVQVHDVPAQIEDWVSRLKLKSMNIQIDELTEEQKAYLASWEMGT, encoded by the coding sequence GTGAAATACGATATTAAAGATATCCAATTGGCTGAGATCGGTAAAAAACGCATCGAGTGGGCGGAACGCGATATGCCGGTGTTGGGTTTAGTCAAAGAACGATTTGAAAAAGAAAAACCGTTGCAAGGCCGGAGAATGTCAGCCTGTCTGCACGTCACTGCGGAAACCGCCAATCTTGCGCGCACGCTCAAGGCCGGCGGCGCGGATCTGGTTCTGTGCGCATCCAATCCGCTGTCCACACAGGACGACGTTTCCGCCGCGCTGGTGCAGGAATACGGGATTCCGGTCTATGCCATCAAAGGCGAAGATGAAAAAACCTATTACGATCACATTCGCGCCGCCATCGAGCACAAGCCCGAAGTGACCATGGATGACGGCGCTGATCTGGTCTCTAATATTCACAACGACTACCCGGAACTGACCCAGAGCGTGGTGGCCAGTATGGAAGAGACCACCACCGGCGTCATCCGCCTGCGCGCCATGGCCAAAGACGGAGCACTGAAATTTCCGGTCATTGCGGTGAATGACGCGATGACTAAAAACCTTTTTGACAATCGCTACGGTACCGGCCAATCCACGGTGGACGGCATTATCCGCGCCACGGATATTTTACTAGCCGGTAAAAATGTGGTGGTGGCCGGATTCGGTTGGTGCGGCAAAGGGTTCGCCATGCGCTGCAAGGGCATGGGCGCCAATGTGATCGTCTGCGAAGTGGATCCCATCCGTGCGCTGGAAGCGGCCATGGAAGGATATCGGGTCATGACTATGATGGAAGCGGCCCAAATCGGCGATATGTTCTGCACGCTCACCGGCGACATTCATGTCATCCGTCCGGAACACATGGCGGTCATGAAGGACGGCGCCATCGTGGCCAATTCAGGTCATTTCAACGTTGAGATCGACATCCCCGGCTTGAAAAAGCTGGCCAAGGCCTTCCGCACTGGCGTGCGTAATTTCGTCGACGAATACACGCTGCCGTCCGGAAACCGGATCTATCTTCTGGCCGACGGACGCTTGATCAACCTGGCGGCGGCCGAGGGACATCCGGCCTCTGTGATGGATATGAGCTTTGCCACCCAAGCGCTCGCTACCGAATGGGCGATCAAAAACGCCAGCCGGCTGAAGGTGCAGGTGCATGATGTGCCGGCACAAATCGAAGACTGGGTGTCGCGGCTGAAACTTAAATCCATGAACATCCAAATCGATGAACTAACCGAAGAACAGAAAGCTTATCTGGCTTCGTGGGAAATGGGGACATGA
- a CDS encoding methionine adenosyltransferase → MSERLFTSESVTEGHPDKVADQISDAVLDAVYKDDPKGRVACETYVTTGLCLVGGEITTETYVDIPGVARQTIKEIGYTNAEFGYDFKTCSVITTIDQQSPDIAMGVDREGAGDQGMMFGFAIDETPELMPMPIVLAHKLTRRLAQVRKEGGIPYLRPDGKSQVTIKYIDDKPTFVDTVVISTQHDPDISNAQIREDVINKVIMPEMPSAMVPASGIIFHVNPTGRFVIGGPQGDTGLTGRKIIVDTYGGFARHGGGAFSGKDPSKVDRSACYAARYIAKNIVAAGLAKRCEIQLAYAIGVAEPVSVYVDSFGTGQMPDEEIVKLVRKNFNLTPRGIIEMLDLRRPIYRDTASYGHFGRLDMDFSWERTDKVKDLQRG, encoded by the coding sequence TATCCGATGCTGTTTTGGATGCGGTGTACAAGGACGACCCCAAGGGCCGTGTAGCCTGTGAAACGTATGTGACCACCGGCTTGTGCCTGGTGGGCGGCGAAATCACCACAGAGACTTATGTGGATATTCCGGGCGTCGCCCGACAGACGATCAAAGAGATCGGCTATACAAACGCGGAATTCGGATATGATTTTAAAACCTGCTCCGTCATCACCACCATCGATCAGCAGTCGCCGGATATCGCCATGGGCGTGGATCGGGAAGGGGCCGGGGATCAGGGAATGATGTTCGGTTTTGCCATCGATGAAACACCGGAACTCATGCCGATGCCTATCGTCCTCGCCCACAAGCTGACCCGCCGCCTGGCCCAGGTGCGCAAAGAGGGGGGGATTCCTTATCTGCGTCCGGACGGCAAGTCGCAGGTGACGATTAAATATATTGACGACAAACCGACGTTCGTCGATACGGTGGTCATTTCCACCCAGCACGATCCGGACATCAGCAATGCGCAGATCCGCGAAGATGTCATCAACAAAGTGATCATGCCCGAGATGCCGAGCGCCATGGTCCCTGCCTCGGGCATCATCTTTCATGTCAATCCCACCGGCCGTTTTGTTATCGGCGGTCCCCAGGGCGACACCGGTCTCACCGGCCGCAAGATCATCGTGGACACCTATGGCGGTTTTGCCCGTCACGGCGGCGGCGCGTTCTCCGGCAAAGATCCGAGCAAAGTCGACCGTTCCGCCTGTTATGCAGCGCGCTATATCGCTAAAAATATCGTGGCCGCCGGTTTAGCCAAACGTTGCGAAATTCAGCTGGCCTACGCCATCGGCGTGGCGGAACCGGTATCTGTGTATGTCGATTCGTTCGGCACAGGCCAGATGCCCGATGAGGAGATCGTCAAACTGGTGCGTAAAAATTTCAATCTGACGCCGCGCGGCATCATTGAGATGCTGGATCTGCGCCGGCCGATCTACAGAGACACCGCCTCCTATGGCCACTTTGGCCGTCTGGACATGGATTTTTCCTGGGAGCGCACGGACAAAGTTAAAGATCTGCAGCGCGGTTGA